The proteins below come from a single Podarcis muralis chromosome 8, rPodMur119.hap1.1, whole genome shotgun sequence genomic window:
- the LRRC30 gene encoding leucine-rich repeat-containing protein 30, which translates to MGGRNSKNQEKKSTMLLKRSQKLPLWEDALLSGKDPRALLKRGLQYVSLSLIMKGMTRTPDFLWGLPQVQKLNLSHNQLVVLPPALAKLDRLVVLNLCGNRMRSLPKEIGLLRNLKVLFVNMNCLTEVPAELGHCKKLEVLSLSHNCISHLPSSITDLINLRKLNLSNNRFIYIPLSVFALRNLDFLHVGCNKLENIGDSIQFLVNLQILIADYNKIRSLPRSICSVTALELLNVDYNSIQMLPDELYLLRRLPKIAWNPMDKGLHIVHNPLSKPLPQIIDGGLNALYSYLKDKNELP; encoded by the coding sequence ATGGGTGGAAGGAACTCCAAGAACCAAGAGAAGAAAAGCACGATGCTGTTGAAGAGGAGTCAGAAGTTACCTCTGTGGGAAGACGCTCTCCTCTCTGGGAAAGACCCAAGAGCACTCCTGAAGCGTGGACTGCAGTATGTCAGCTTGAGCCTCATCATGAAAGGGATGACAAGGACGCCTGACTTTTTGTGGGGATTGCCACAGGTCCAGAAACTGAACCTCTCCCACAACCAGCTGGTGGTCCTTCCTCCTGCTTTGGCGAAACTTGACAGGCTGGTGGTGCTGAACCTGTGTGGGAATCGCATGAGGTCTCTGCCGAAAGAGATTGGGCTACTCAGGAACCTGAAGGTTTTATTTGTCAACATGAATTGCTTGACGGAAGTACCGGCCGAACTCGGACACTGCAAGAAGCTGGAAGTGTTGAGCCTCTCTCACAACTGCATCTCCCATCTCCCTTCGAGCATCACAGACCTGATAAACCTGCGAAAGCTGAACCTCAGCAACAATCGGTTCATTTACATTCCCCTAAGTGTTTTTGCGTTGCGGAATTTAGATTTTCTACATGTAGGCTGCAACAAGCTTGAAAACATTGGAGACAGTATCCAATTTCTAGTCAACCTGCAGATCTTGATTGCTGATTATAACAAGATTCGCAGCTTGCCAAGGTCTATCTGCTCAGTCACTGCTCTTGAACTGCTAAATGTTGATTACAATTCCATTCAAATGCTTCCAGATGAACTCTATTTGCTGCGCCGATTGCCAAAAATTGCTTGGAATCCAATGGATAAGGGGCTACACATTGTGCACAACCCTTTGTCCAAGCCACTGCCACAGATTATAGATGGAGGACTGAATGCACTCTACAGTTATCTCAAAGATAAAAACGAACTCCCATAA